One stretch of Variovorax sp. 54 DNA includes these proteins:
- a CDS encoding multidrug effflux MFS transporter produces MNPDADKLWQAPRWALAVLLAVLGMLGPFSIDTYIPAFSGIAHSIGATPAEMQQTLSAYLFGFAFMNLFHGALSDSFGRRPVVLWGLAVFTLASLGCALSQNITQLVLFRGLQGLSTGAGIVVSRAVIRDMFPPAEAQRVMSQVTIYFGVAPAIAPIVGGFLFVHAGWHSIFWFLVAVGVVLFVANYKLLPETLHKDHRQPFQVRHLMRGYRDLCSDPRFLLLAFASGVPFNGMFLYVLAAPAFLGDHLALQPQQFFWFFLLTIGGIMLGARASGRMAGKVAPKRQIRDGFLIMMVTSVVNVVANIFFQAHVAWAVWPLAVFAFGWALMVPVVTLLVLDLHPERRGMASSLQAVIGSTANGVVAGAVAPLVMHSTLALALTSALMLAIGLVAWVWLHHRWPDIGRRVALDEA; encoded by the coding sequence ATGAATCCCGACGCAGACAAACTCTGGCAGGCCCCGCGCTGGGCGCTTGCCGTGCTGCTCGCCGTACTGGGCATGCTCGGGCCCTTCTCCATCGACACCTACATCCCGGCGTTCTCGGGCATTGCGCACTCCATCGGCGCGACGCCGGCCGAGATGCAGCAGACGCTATCGGCCTACCTGTTCGGCTTCGCGTTCATGAACCTGTTCCACGGCGCGCTGTCGGACAGCTTCGGGCGCCGGCCCGTGGTGCTGTGGGGGCTGGCGGTGTTCACGCTCGCCTCGCTGGGCTGCGCGCTGTCGCAGAACATCACGCAGCTGGTGCTGTTCCGCGGCCTGCAGGGGTTGTCGACCGGCGCCGGCATCGTGGTGTCGCGTGCCGTGATCCGCGACATGTTCCCGCCGGCCGAGGCGCAGCGGGTGATGAGCCAGGTCACGATCTACTTCGGCGTCGCGCCGGCCATTGCGCCCATCGTGGGCGGCTTCCTGTTCGTGCACGCGGGCTGGCACTCGATCTTCTGGTTCCTCGTGGCCGTGGGCGTGGTGCTGTTCGTCGCCAACTACAAGCTGCTGCCCGAGACGCTGCACAAGGACCACCGCCAGCCCTTCCAGGTGCGCCACCTGATGCGCGGCTACCGCGACCTGTGCTCCGACCCGCGCTTTCTGCTGCTGGCCTTCGCAAGCGGCGTGCCCTTCAACGGCATGTTTCTCTACGTGCTGGCCGCGCCCGCGTTCCTGGGCGACCACCTCGCGCTGCAGCCGCAGCAGTTCTTCTGGTTCTTCCTGCTGACCATCGGCGGCATCATGCTCGGCGCGCGCGCCAGCGGCCGCATGGCCGGCAAGGTGGCGCCCAAGCGGCAGATCCGCGACGGCTTCCTGATCATGATGGTCACCTCGGTGGTCAACGTGGTGGCCAACATCTTCTTCCAGGCGCATGTGGCCTGGGCCGTGTGGCCGCTGGCGGTGTTCGCCTTCGGCTGGGCGCTGATGGTGCCCGTGGTCACGCTGCTCGTGCTCGACCTGCACCCCGAGCGCCGCGGCATGGCCTCGTCGTTGCAGGCCGTCATCGGCTCCACCGCCAACGGCGTCGTGGCCGGCGCGGTGGCGCCGCTGGTGATGCACTCCACGCTGGCACTGGCCCTCACCTCCGCGCTGATGCTCGCGATCGGGCTGGTCGCCTGGGTCTGGCTGCACCACCGTTGGCCCGACATCGGGCGTCGGGTGGCTCTCGACGAAGCCTGA
- the rpoD gene encoding RNA polymerase sigma factor RpoD: protein MSTKSTSLDDPKKAAATATAAPAAKKVGRPPKAASAAAAPATGAKRGRKPKAAKEAGESDVDLSDIEEDLAGDEPAVVATTEEKVKPLRMKISKAKERALMKEFGLDETVLSEEDLAKRRSRLKTLITLGKTRGYLTHGEISDHLPDKLVDAETMEVVVTMLNDMGVAVYEQTPDAETLLLNNTAPTATTVEEAEEEAEAALSTVDSEFGRTTDPVRMYMREMGTVELLTREGEIEIAKRIEGGLMAMMEAISASPATIAAILEMAATIREGKVVISTIVDGFSNPNEADDYVAEEDFDEFDEEDDDDGKGGSKALTKKLEELKNDALSRFDRIAEMFEKIHKIYEKEGYGTPAYTKAQQAVSDELMTIRFTAKTIEKLCDLVRTQVDDVRKKERELRRIIVDKCGFPQDEFIRDFSGFDKNGNRIASNLLNLKWVEKQSAAGKPWSAVLARNIPPVQELQQKLTDIQSRVVVPLTELKDINKRMNEGESSSRDAKKEMIEANLRLVISIAKKYTNRGLQFLDLIQEGNIGLMKAVDKFEYRRGYKFSTYATWWIRQAITRSIADQARTIRIPVHMIETINKMNRISRQHLQEFGFEPDAGILAAKMEIPEDKIRKIMKIAKEPISMETPIGDDDDSHLGDFIEDSSNTAPIEAAMQAGLRDVVKDILDSLTPREAKVLRMRFGIEMSTDHTLEEVGKQFDVTRERIRQIEAKALRKLKHPSRSDKLRSFIDTL, encoded by the coding sequence GTGTCCACGAAATCGACCTCTCTCGACGATCCCAAAAAAGCCGCGGCCACTGCCACGGCTGCCCCCGCTGCCAAGAAAGTTGGCCGTCCGCCCAAGGCCGCCAGCGCTGCAGCTGCGCCCGCCACCGGCGCCAAGCGCGGGCGCAAGCCCAAGGCCGCCAAGGAAGCCGGCGAGAGCGACGTCGACCTGTCGGACATCGAAGAAGACCTGGCCGGTGACGAGCCCGCGGTCGTCGCGACCACTGAAGAAAAGGTCAAGCCGCTGCGCATGAAGATCAGCAAGGCGAAGGAACGCGCCTTGATGAAGGAGTTCGGCCTCGACGAGACCGTGCTCTCCGAAGAAGACCTGGCCAAGCGCCGCTCGCGCCTGAAGACCCTGATCACGCTGGGCAAGACCCGCGGCTACCTCACGCACGGCGAAATCTCCGACCACCTGCCCGACAAGCTGGTCGACGCCGAGACCATGGAAGTCGTGGTCACCATGCTCAACGACATGGGCGTGGCGGTGTACGAGCAAACCCCCGACGCCGAAACCCTGCTGCTGAACAACACCGCGCCCACCGCCACCACGGTGGAAGAAGCCGAGGAAGAAGCCGAAGCCGCGCTCTCCACGGTGGACAGCGAATTCGGCCGCACCACCGACCCCGTCCGCATGTACATGCGCGAAATGGGCACGGTCGAACTGCTGACGCGCGAAGGCGAAATCGAAATCGCCAAGCGCATCGAAGGCGGCCTGATGGCCATGATGGAAGCCATTTCGGCCTCCCCCGCCACCATTGCCGCGATCCTCGAAATGGCCGCGACCATCCGTGAAGGCAAGGTCGTCATTTCGACCATCGTCGACGGCTTCTCGAACCCCAACGAGGCCGACGACTACGTGGCCGAAGAAGACTTCGACGAATTCGACGAAGAAGACGACGACGACGGCAAGGGCGGCTCCAAGGCCCTGACCAAGAAGCTCGAAGAGCTCAAGAACGACGCCCTCTCGCGCTTCGACCGCATCGCCGAGATGTTCGAGAAGATCCACAAGATCTACGAGAAGGAAGGCTACGGCACGCCGGCGTACACCAAGGCCCAGCAGGCCGTGTCCGACGAGCTCATGACCATCCGCTTCACGGCCAAGACCATCGAGAAGCTGTGCGACCTGGTGCGCACGCAGGTGGACGACGTTCGCAAGAAGGAACGCGAACTGCGCCGCATCATCGTGGACAAGTGCGGCTTCCCGCAGGACGAGTTCATTCGCGATTTCAGCGGCTTCGACAAGAACGGCAACCGCATCGCCTCGAACCTGCTCAACCTCAAGTGGGTCGAGAAGCAGTCTGCCGCCGGCAAGCCCTGGAGCGCAGTGCTCGCGCGCAACATCCCGCCGGTGCAGGAACTGCAGCAGAAGCTCACCGACATCCAGTCGCGCGTCGTGGTGCCGCTGACCGAGCTCAAGGACATCAACAAGCGCATGAACGAGGGCGAATCGTCCTCGCGCGATGCCAAGAAGGAAATGATCGAGGCCAACCTGCGCCTCGTGATCTCCATCGCCAAGAAGTACACCAACCGCGGCCTGCAGTTCCTGGACCTGATTCAGGAAGGCAACATCGGCCTGATGAAGGCGGTCGACAAGTTCGAATACCGTCGCGGCTACAAGTTCTCGACGTACGCCACGTGGTGGATCCGCCAGGCCATCACCCGCTCGATCGCCGACCAGGCGCGCACCATCCGCATTCCGGTGCACATGATCGAGACGATCAACAAGATGAACCGCATCTCGCGCCAGCATTTGCAGGAGTTCGGCTTCGAGCCCGACGCCGGCATCCTGGCCGCCAAGATGGAGATCCCGGAAGACAAGATCCGCAAGATCATGAAGATCGCGAAAGAGCCGATCTCGATGGAAACCCCCATCGGCGACGACGACGATTCGCACCTGGGCGACTTCATCGAGGACAGCAGCAACACGGCCCCCATCGAGGCCGCGATGCAAGCCGGCCTGCGCGACGTGGTCAAGGACATCCTCGACTCCCTCACGCCACGCGAAGCCAAGGTGCTGCGCATGCGCTTCGGCATCGAAATGTCGACCGACCACACGCTGGAAGAAGTCGGCAAGCAGTTCGACGTGACCCGCGAGCGCATCCGCCAGATCGAAGCCAAGGCGCTGCGCAAGCTGAAGCACCCGTCGCGTTCCGACAAGCTGCGCAGCTTCATCGACACCCTGTAA